One stretch of Halapricum desulfuricans DNA includes these proteins:
- a CDS encoding NADH:flavin oxidoreductase/NADH oxidase gives MTRLFSSIELRETSIPNRVMVSPMCQYSCEDRDGLATAWHRTHLGSRAVGGAGVVMAEATAVEPRGRISPEDLGIWSDEHADALAPVAEFVREQGSVPAIQLAHAGRKASTTRPWEGHGPVAPEEGGWTVVGPTDDPWPHDGEAPSTERLTPEAIEGVVESFRAAAERSLSAGFEIAEVHAAHGYLLHQFLSPVTNTRGDAYGGGFEGRTRVLREVTEAVRDVWPQDKPVFVRLSATDWLPDRDSWTVEDSIRLADRLAELGVDLIDVSGGGIHPDSSPEQTGPNYQVRYAERVREETDREIAVGAVGGITTPEQAEAVVANERADLAIVGREHLRDPYFALRAAQALDATDEIEGPPQYRRAFGF, from the coding sequence ATGACACGTCTGTTTTCGTCGATCGAACTCCGCGAGACGTCGATCCCCAATCGCGTGATGGTCTCGCCGATGTGCCAGTATTCCTGTGAGGACCGGGACGGGCTGGCGACGGCGTGGCACCGGACCCACCTCGGCTCGCGTGCCGTCGGCGGCGCGGGGGTCGTGATGGCCGAGGCGACCGCCGTCGAGCCCCGCGGGCGGATATCGCCCGAGGACCTGGGTATCTGGTCGGACGAACACGCCGACGCGCTCGCTCCCGTCGCCGAGTTCGTCCGCGAGCAGGGCTCGGTGCCGGCGATCCAGCTGGCCCACGCCGGGCGCAAGGCCTCGACGACCCGCCCCTGGGAGGGCCACGGCCCGGTCGCCCCCGAGGAGGGCGGCTGGACGGTCGTCGGCCCGACCGACGACCCCTGGCCACACGACGGCGAGGCCCCGTCGACCGAGCGACTCACACCCGAGGCAATCGAGGGCGTCGTCGAGTCGTTCCGCGCCGCTGCGGAGCGTTCGCTCTCGGCCGGCTTCGAGATCGCCGAGGTCCACGCCGCCCACGGCTACCTGCTCCATCAGTTCCTCTCGCCGGTCACGAACACCCGCGGGGACGCCTACGGCGGCGGCTTCGAGGGCCGAACCCGCGTACTCCGGGAGGTCACCGAGGCCGTCCGGGACGTCTGGCCCCAGGACAAACCGGTCTTCGTCCGGCTCTCCGCGACCGACTGGTTGCCCGACCGCGACTCCTGGACCGTCGAGGACTCGATCAGGCTGGCCGACCGGCTCGCCGAACTGGGCGTCGACCTGATCGACGTCAGCGGCGGCGGGATCCATCCCGATTCCAGCCCCGAACAGACCGGCCCGAACTACCAGGTCCGCTACGCCGAGCGGGTCCGCGAGGAGACCGATCGAGAGATTGCGGTCGGTGCCGTCGGCGGGATCACCACGCCCGAGCAGGCCGAGGCTGTCGTCGCCAACGAGCGTGCGGATCTGGCGATCGTCGGCCGCGAGCACCTCCGGGATCCGTACTTCGCGCTGCGGGCCGCGCAGGCGCTTGACGCGACCGACGAAATCGAGGGACCGCCGCAGTACCGGCGCGCGTTCGGGTTTTAA
- the cruF gene encoding bisanhydrobacterioruberin hydratase: MPESPFPPLERRDRAGIEAWLDRLVAENRFTIAVVFPVVGAVSLYASARGWYPDPVSFMSFNPWFILMGVIVMRLPLVAGLAPLVDRRAAVALAAVTAYAFGIELLGVATGWPYGAFEYGIDLGPMLFGLVPAGLPVFFFPLVLNSYLLCLLLLGERARSTPVRLLAVIATVLVMDLVLDPAAVGLGFWTYDAGGAYYGVPWSNYAGWVVSATISVVLFDVAFDGEALVERLRSCPFMLDDLVSFVILWGAINAAFGNWVPVGLAGLLGSGLLVTDRFDFDVRDTIPGAGWARPRKGD, translated from the coding sequence ATGCCTGAGTCGCCGTTCCCGCCGCTGGAACGGCGCGATCGGGCCGGGATCGAGGCCTGGCTCGACCGACTGGTCGCCGAGAACCGCTTTACCATCGCGGTGGTCTTCCCCGTCGTCGGGGCGGTGTCGCTGTACGCCTCGGCGAGGGGCTGGTATCCCGACCCGGTCTCGTTCATGTCGTTCAACCCGTGGTTCATCCTGATGGGCGTGATCGTCATGCGGTTGCCGCTGGTCGCCGGGCTCGCGCCGCTGGTCGATCGCCGCGCCGCCGTCGCGCTGGCGGCGGTCACGGCCTACGCGTTCGGGATCGAACTGCTCGGCGTCGCGACGGGCTGGCCCTACGGGGCCTTCGAGTACGGGATCGACCTCGGACCGATGCTGTTCGGCCTCGTGCCGGCGGGGCTTCCCGTCTTCTTCTTCCCGCTGGTGCTCAACAGCTACCTGCTCTGTCTGCTGTTGCTCGGTGAGCGGGCCCGTTCGACGCCGGTCCGCCTGCTCGCGGTGATCGCGACGGTGCTGGTGATGGACCTCGTGTTGGACCCGGCGGCCGTCGGACTGGGGTTCTGGACGTACGACGCGGGCGGTGCCTACTACGGCGTCCCGTGGTCGAACTACGCGGGTTGGGTCGTCTCGGCGACGATCTCGGTCGTCCTGTTCGACGTCGCGTTCGACGGCGAGGCGCTGGTCGAGCGACTGCGGAGCTGTCCGTTCATGCTCGACGACCTGGTGAGTTTCGTCATCCTCTGGGGGGCGATCAACGCCGCCTTTGGCAACTGGGTCCCCGTCGGGCTGGCGGGGCTGCTGGGGTCGGGCCTGCTCGTCACTGATCGGTTCGACTTCGACGTCCGGGACACGATCCCCGGGGCGGGATGGGCGAGGCCGCGGAAAGGCGACTGA
- a CDS encoding prenyltransferase, whose product MTDLGLEKRLGSALPSEESSLGYLFWLSRPRFWLYLAGPVIVGVAYAADSPAELFSPLAVALFAYFLVPANVYLYGINDVFDADIDEANPKKDDKEVRYEGGPLVILSVFAAGAVGLVLIPFLEPAALVPFGLFYLLATEYSAPPFRFKTTPILDSVSNGLYALPGIAAYAAVAGTYPPAAAMAGGWLWTMAMHTFSAIPDIEPDREAGIRTTATLLGKDRTYAYCALVWLAGAIAFGLVHPFLGGVLGVYPLLAIVIARSEVAVDRAYWWFPAINTVVGAVLTMAALWVMLYA is encoded by the coding sequence ATGACGGATCTCGGCCTGGAGAAGCGGCTTGGCAGTGCGCTCCCCTCCGAGGAGTCCTCGCTGGGCTATCTGTTCTGGCTCTCCCGGCCCCGGTTCTGGCTGTATCTGGCCGGTCCGGTGATCGTCGGGGTCGCCTACGCAGCCGACTCGCCCGCCGAGCTGTTCTCGCCGCTCGCCGTCGCGCTGTTCGCGTACTTCCTCGTCCCGGCGAACGTCTATCTCTACGGGATCAACGACGTCTTCGACGCCGACATCGACGAGGCCAATCCCAAGAAAGACGACAAGGAGGTCCGATACGAGGGCGGGCCGCTGGTGATCCTCTCGGTGTTCGCCGCCGGTGCTGTCGGGCTCGTGTTGATCCCGTTTCTCGAGCCGGCGGCACTGGTTCCGTTCGGGCTGTTCTACCTGCTCGCGACCGAGTACAGCGCGCCGCCGTTTCGGTTCAAGACGACGCCGATCCTCGATTCCGTCTCGAACGGGCTGTACGCCCTGCCGGGGATCGCCGCCTACGCCGCGGTCGCCGGCACGTATCCGCCCGCCGCGGCGATGGCCGGCGGCTGGCTGTGGACGATGGCGATGCACACCTTCAGCGCGATCCCCGACATCGAGCCCGACCGGGAGGCCGGGATCCGGACGACTGCGACGCTACTTGGGAAAGATCGGACCTACGCCTACTGCGCGCTCGTCTGGCTGGCCGGAGCGATCGCGTTCGGACTCGTCCACCCGTTTCTGGGCGGCGTACTCGGGGTGTATCCGCTGCTCGCGATCGTGATCGCCCGCTCGGAGGTGGCGGTCGACCGGGCCTACTGGTGGTTCCCGGCGATCAACACGGTCGTCGGCGCGGTGTTGACGATGGCGGCGCTGTGGGTGATGCTGTATGCCTGA